The Nesterenkonia xinjiangensis genome contains a region encoding:
- a CDS encoding amino acid synthesis family protein — MTIRKITTIIEDIHQEGGRHVDPAARVAVVAAVIENPWRGQGFVEDLQPGIETTASEIGALLAPRVVEALGAPVEAYGKAAIVGLDGEVEHGSALIHTLKFGDHFRQATQATTLLPAVEKRGPAGVLFDIPLKHITDATIRSHHQTVEVRLSDAPHAGEIVIALAAAAQGRPQQRLADLSTEQ, encoded by the coding sequence ATGACCATCAGGAAGATCACCACCATCATCGAAGACATCCATCAGGAAGGAGGGCGACACGTCGATCCTGCGGCACGGGTGGCAGTGGTCGCGGCCGTCATCGAGAACCCCTGGCGAGGGCAGGGCTTCGTCGAAGACCTCCAGCCGGGGATCGAGACCACGGCCTCCGAAATCGGTGCCCTGCTGGCCCCTCGAGTCGTCGAAGCCCTCGGGGCGCCGGTCGAGGCCTACGGAAAGGCTGCGATCGTCGGACTCGACGGTGAGGTGGAGCACGGTTCTGCACTGATCCACACCTTGAAGTTCGGTGACCATTTCCGGCAGGCGACCCAGGCGACCACTCTGCTGCCGGCCGTCGAGAAACGCGGACCGGCCGGCGTGCTCTTCGACATCCCGCTCAAGCACATCACCGATGCGACGATCCGCTCCCATCACCAGACGGTCGAAGTGCGGCTGTCGGATGCACCCCATGCCGGAGAGATCGTCATCGCGCTTGCGGCGGCGGCTCAGGGACGTCCGCAGCAGCGACTTGCGGACCTCTCCACAGAGCAGTGA
- a CDS encoding aldehyde dehydrogenase: protein MTERHGHFIGGEQVAPSDGEHFESRNPATLEVLYEAARGTAPDVDRAVQAAHAAYSDPRWRDLSQTRRGHLLRRLGDLVAENAEELARCESLDNGKLLREMRGQLTALPEYLHYYAGLADKIQGDQIPTSSPLMLNYTMREPLGVVGAITPWNSPLTLTTSKLAPALAAGNTLVIKPSEHTTRSILRLAELALEAGFPPGAVNVVSGYGTEAGQPLVDHPRIAKVSFTGSTTTGSAIAASAGSRFIGCTLELGGKSPNIVFEDADVSNAAMGVVAGIFAAAGQTCIAGSRVFAHRSVYDELLEKVSERAQSIVIGDPLQDETELGPLAFEAQRDKVASYVKTGVTEGARVHTGGCRPDTELPGYFYAPTVLTDVTNDMRVVREEIFGPVAAVMPFDTEAEALRLANDTEFGLAAGVWTRDLARAHRMSRGLDAGTVWVNTYRAMSPMSPRQGFKASGAGVEHGMESIREYTRLKSVWINTDEGPVADPFVMRG from the coding sequence ATGACTGAGCGTCACGGACACTTCATCGGCGGCGAACAGGTCGCCCCGAGCGATGGAGAGCACTTCGAGAGCCGGAACCCTGCGACTCTGGAGGTCCTCTATGAGGCGGCCCGCGGGACTGCACCCGATGTCGACCGGGCCGTGCAGGCCGCCCATGCCGCATATTCCGACCCGCGATGGCGGGATCTCTCGCAGACGAGACGTGGGCACCTCCTGCGACGGCTCGGCGATCTCGTCGCCGAGAACGCCGAAGAGCTGGCTCGCTGCGAATCTCTGGACAACGGCAAGCTGCTGCGTGAGATGCGGGGGCAGCTGACGGCCCTGCCGGAGTACCTGCACTACTACGCGGGCCTGGCCGACAAGATCCAGGGCGACCAGATTCCGACGAGTTCGCCGCTGATGCTGAACTACACGATGCGTGAGCCGCTGGGCGTGGTCGGTGCGATCACCCCGTGGAACTCACCGCTGACTCTCACCACCTCGAAGCTGGCTCCCGCGCTGGCGGCGGGGAACACGCTGGTCATCAAGCCCTCCGAGCACACGACCCGGTCGATCCTGCGACTGGCGGAGCTGGCCCTGGAGGCAGGGTTCCCCCCGGGAGCGGTCAACGTCGTCTCCGGGTACGGGACCGAGGCCGGGCAGCCGCTGGTGGACCATCCGCGGATCGCGAAGGTCTCGTTCACCGGATCCACCACGACGGGCTCGGCGATCGCGGCCTCCGCGGGGTCCCGGTTCATCGGCTGCACCTTGGAGCTGGGCGGGAAGAGCCCCAATATCGTCTTCGAGGACGCAGACGTCTCCAACGCGGCCATGGGAGTGGTGGCCGGCATCTTCGCCGCCGCCGGCCAGACCTGCATCGCCGGCAGCCGGGTCTTCGCGCACCGGAGCGTCTACGACGAGCTCCTGGAGAAGGTGTCCGAGCGAGCACAGAGCATCGTCATCGGCGATCCGCTGCAGGACGAGACCGAACTCGGACCTCTCGCGTTCGAGGCTCAGCGGGATAAGGTCGCCTCCTATGTGAAGACAGGCGTGACGGAAGGCGCACGCGTGCACACCGGCGGATGCCGACCCGACACCGAGCTGCCAGGCTACTTCTACGCCCCCACGGTGCTCACCGATGTCACCAACGACATGCGAGTCGTCCGGGAGGAGATCTTCGGCCCCGTCGCAGCCGTCATGCCGTTCGATACGGAGGCAGAGGCCCTCCGGTTGGCCAATGACACTGAGTTCGGGCTCGCCGCGGGCGTGTGGACCCGTGATCTCGCCCGCGCCCACCGGATGTCTCGGGGGCTCGACGCCGGCACCGTGTGGGTCAACACCTATCGAGCGATGTCCCCGATGTCTCCACGGCAGGGTTTCAAAGCCAGCGGCGCCGGCGTCGAGCACGGCATGGAATCCATCCGCGAGTACACCAGGCTGAAGAGCGTCTGGATCAACACCGACGAAGGCCCCGTGGCGGATCCCTTCGTCATGCGCGGCTGA
- a CDS encoding amino acid synthesis family protein codes for MSGIHVPDAADLGLRKIVCHRQETLSEAGKVPGRPILQATAAAVLRNPWIGTGADEDLAPESRRVAPRLAQLLTDRLTAALGGSDRIEAFGKAAVVGLSGELEHAGALIHTPYFGNLVREYLEGTSVLCFADDRAEAGQPLMVPMWHKTHATSRSHYQTTSVRVGDAPAPDEIVLVTAASTGPRPHPRLGDRTTDPVVTSEVLRGVKA; via the coding sequence ATGAGCGGCATCCACGTGCCCGACGCCGCCGACCTGGGACTCCGCAAGATCGTCTGTCACCGTCAGGAGACGCTCTCGGAGGCGGGCAAAGTGCCCGGGCGTCCGATTCTGCAGGCCACGGCGGCTGCAGTCCTCCGAAACCCGTGGATCGGCACGGGGGCCGACGAGGACCTGGCCCCGGAGTCCCGGCGGGTGGCTCCCCGGCTCGCTCAGCTGCTCACAGACCGGCTCACCGCCGCCCTCGGCGGAAGCGACCGCATCGAAGCGTTCGGCAAAGCGGCCGTCGTCGGGCTTTCTGGGGAGCTGGAGCACGCAGGCGCGCTCATCCACACTCCATACTTCGGCAACCTGGTCCGTGAGTATCTCGAGGGAACGTCGGTGCTGTGCTTCGCCGATGACCGTGCTGAAGCCGGTCAGCCGCTCATGGTGCCAATGTGGCACAAGACCCACGCGACCAGTCGCAGTCATTACCAGACCACCAGCGTCAGGGTCGGCGACGCTCCGGCGCCGGACGAGATCGTCCTCGTCACCGCCGCCTCCACAGGGCCCCGACCCCATCCACGTCTCGGTGACCGCACCACAGATCCAGTCGTCACATCGGAAGTCCTCAGAGGAGTCAAGGCATGA
- a CDS encoding alpha/beta fold hydrolase encodes MVDDEAVPIVLLHGVGLDSSIWRDLEEAITAGSCRTVTAIDLPGHGSQPPLGGSVTLDDLVDDVAARVPDRMHMVGFSVGALIAARLVRRDPGRAATLTCVSSVYDRSPEQVSAVGERLHHAARDFPGSVEASLQRWFPTGTPVSSDRVEDVRRVLLANDVSSYLRVYEVFATADKQIIQDVPQLEVPVLAVTGSEDSGSTPEMSRRLADAAEDGRAVVVEGIRHMLPLEHPEHLAETLITFLDDRTGACHD; translated from the coding sequence ATGGTCGATGACGAGGCGGTCCCCATCGTCCTGCTCCACGGCGTCGGGCTGGACAGCTCGATCTGGCGTGACCTGGAGGAGGCGATCACCGCCGGGAGCTGCCGGACGGTGACGGCGATCGACCTGCCGGGTCATGGTTCGCAGCCGCCGTTGGGCGGATCTGTGACGTTGGACGATCTCGTCGACGACGTGGCGGCTCGGGTGCCGGACCGGATGCATATGGTCGGCTTCTCCGTCGGGGCGCTCATCGCTGCTCGCCTCGTGCGGCGTGATCCGGGGCGGGCGGCGACTCTGACCTGCGTGAGCTCGGTCTACGACCGGAGCCCCGAGCAGGTCAGTGCAGTGGGCGAGCGACTCCATCATGCAGCCCGGGACTTCCCCGGAAGCGTCGAGGCCTCGCTGCAACGCTGGTTCCCGACGGGCACTCCCGTCTCATCCGATCGGGTCGAGGACGTCCGACGCGTCCTGCTGGCCAACGATGTCTCCTCGTATCTGCGCGTCTACGAGGTGTTCGCCACCGCCGACAAGCAGATCATCCAGGATGTTCCTCAGCTCGAGGTCCCCGTGCTGGCAGTGACCGGATCGGAGGACTCCGGGTCCACCCCTGAGATGAGCAGGCGCCTCGCAGACGCCGCCGAGGACGGACGAGCGGTCGTCGTCGAGGGCATCCGCCACATGCTGCCCCTCGAGCATCCCGAGCACCTGGCCGAGACACTGATCACCTTCCTCGATGACAGGACAGGAGCATGCCATGACTGA